One genomic window of Arachis hypogaea cultivar Tifrunner chromosome 8, arahy.Tifrunner.gnm2.J5K5, whole genome shotgun sequence includes the following:
- the LOC112707067 gene encoding diacylglycerol kinase 5, translated as MASRDSEFLKNFWIPSYMLVPESAAESSQIARGNGPKCPVLVFANSKSGGQLGGDLLKTYRALLNEKQVFDLGEEAPEKVLSRVYANLERLKVQGDQLATGIMESLRLIVAGGDGTAGWLLGVVCDLKLSHPPPIATVPLGTGNNLPFAFGWGKKNPGTNEHSVKSFLDQVMKAKEMKIDNWHILMRMRIPKEGPCDPIAPLELPHSLHAFHRVSETDEQNIEGYHTFRGGFWNYFSMGMDAQISYAFHSERKLHPEKFKNQLVNQTTYARLGCTQGWFLAPLFHPPSRNIAHVVKVQIMKRNGQWEDLQIPSSIRSIVCLNLPSFSGGLNPWGTPTRRQQRQNDWTRPYVDDGLIEVVGFRDAWHGLALLGPNGHGTRLAQARRIGFVFHKGATDHTYMRIDGEPWKQPLPIDDDTVVVEISHHGQVNMLATHECKSKSVHDPSTHYNDDAEEDDSSNGDSLADEFRKFGAADTFKIPDEFVKSNKNPE; from the exons ATGGCTTCTCGCGACTCCGAATTCTTGAAGAACTTTTGGATCCCGAGTTACATGCTCGTGCCGGAGTCTGCGGCTGAGAGCAGCCAGATCGCCCGTGGCAATGGACCTAAGTGCCCGGTGCTTGTTTTTGCGAACTCCAAAAGCGGTGGCCAGCTAGGAGGGGACCTATTGAAAACGTACCGTGCTCTTCTCAACGAAAAACAG GTTTTTGATTTAGGGGAAGAAGCTCCCGAGAAGGTACTGAGCAGAGTCTATGCTAACTTGGAGAGACTCAAGGTTCAAGGTGATCAACTTGCTACAGGGATTATGGAGAGTCTGAGATTAATT GTTGCTGGGGGTGATGGAACAGCGGGCTGGCTACTTGGAGTTGTTTGTGATCTCAAATTGTCCCATCCGCCACCAATAGCCACAGTTCCTTTGGGCACAGGGAATAACCTACCTTTTGCTTTTGGCTGG GGAAAGAAGAACCCAGGAACAAACGAGCATTCAGTGAAGTCATTTTTGGATCAAGTAATGAAGGCTAAAGAAATGAAAATAGACAA TTGGCACATTCTTATGCGAATGAGGATTCCAAAAGAAGGTCCCTGTGATCCGATTGCACCTCTTGAGTTACCGCATTCTTTGCATGCCTTCCATCGCGTATCCGAGACAGATGAACAAAATATT GAAGGTTACCATACTTTTCGTGGGGGATTTTGGAATTACTTCAGCATGG GAATGGATGCTCAAATATCTTATGCTTTTCATTCTGAACGAAAGTTGCAtcctgaaaaattcaaaaatcagttGGTTAATCAG ACTACATACGCTAGGCTCGGATGCACGCAAGGATGGTTTTTGGCTCCTCTATTCCATCCTCCTTCCAG GAATATAGCACATGTTGTAAAAGTACAAATCATGAAAAGGAATGGCCAGTGGGAAGACCTGCAAATTCCTTCCAG CATCCGGTCAATTGTATGCCTCAATTTGCCTAGCTTTTCTGGTGGACTGAATCCTTGGGGTACACCAACTAGGAGGCAACAGCGTCAA AACGACTGGACACGTCCATATGTAGATGATGGCCTAATAGAGGTTGTTGGCTTTAGAGATGCCTGGCATGGGCTTGCTTTGCTTGGTCCAAACGGACATGGAACTCGTCTTGCTCAG GCTCGCAGAATTGGCTTTGTGTTTCACAAAGGTGCAACAGATCATACATACATGAGGATTGATGGGGAACCTTGGAAGCAACCCCTCCCAATAGACGATGACACGGTTGTAGTAGAGATTTCTCACCATGGCCAGGTTAACATGCTTGCTACTCATGAATGCAAGTCTAAAAGTGTGCATGATCCTTCAACGCATTACAATGATGATGCTGAGGAAGATGATAGTAGCAATGGAGACTCTTTAGCAGATGAATTTCGAAAGTTTGGTGCAGCTGATACATTTAAAATCCCAGATGAG ttTGTCAAATCCAATAAGAACCCTGAATAG
- the LOC112707069 gene encoding protein THYLAKOID FORMATION1, chloroplastic — translation MAALTSLSFSSSFTQCCERKATVSSSTHRFFVSSSSEVFGFRTIFSYHYGGVRASCSSSKMVVQCMSSATDAPTVSETKLNFLKAYKRPIPSIYNTVLQELIVQQHLMRYKRSYRYDPVFALGFVTVYDQFMEGYPSDEDRDAIFKAYINALNEDPEQYRKDAQKLEEWARAQNLTSLVEFSSKDGEIEGILKDIAERAGKGDFSYSRFFAVGLFRLLELTNATEPTILDKLCAALNINKKSVDRDLDVYRNLLSKLVQAKELLKEYVEREKKKREERAEPQKANETITKCLGQQLSGQQLWSYENNIY, via the exons ATGGCAGCTCTCACTTCTTTGTCCTTCTCATCATCATTCACTCAGTGCTGTGAGAGAAAAGCAACTGTGTCCTCATCAACTCATCGTTTCTTTGTCTCTTCAAGTTCTGAAGTCTTCGGTTTTAGGACCATTTTCTCGTACCATTATGGGGGTGTTCGAGCTTCTTGTTCCTCATCCAAAATGGTTGTTCAATGCATGTCTTCTGCCACAG ATGCTCCTACTGTTTCTGAGACAAAGTTAAATTTCCTTAAGGCATATAAGCGACCAATCCCAAGTATCTACAACACTGTTCTGCAGGAGCTCATTGTGCAGCAACATTTGATGAGATATAAGAGATCGTATCGCTATGACCCTGTGTTTGCTCTTGGTTTTGTCACTGTTTATGATCAATTCATGGAAGGGTATCCTAGTGATGAGGACCGAGATGCTATCTTCAAAGCATATATTAATGCTTTGAATGAAGATCCTGAACAATACAG AAAAGATGCTCAAAAGTTGGAAGAGTGGGCGAGGGCTCAAAACCTAACTTCCCTTGTTGAGTTTTCATCCAAAGATGGAGAAATTGAGGGGATCTTGAAGGACATAGCAGAAAGAGCAGGAAAGGGGGATTTCAGCTACAGTCGTTTCTTCGCAGTAGGACTATTTCGTCTTCTTGAGTTAACAAACGCAACAGAGCCAACAATTTTGGACAAG CTCTGCGCAGCTTTAAATATCAACAAAAAAAGTGTTGATCGGGACTTGGATGTGTATCGGAATCTGCTTTCCAAATTGGTTCAAGCAAAGGAGCTGCTAAAGGAATACGTTGAGAG ggagaagaagaaaagagaagaaagagctgAACCCCAAAAGGCTAATGAGACCATTACAAAGTGTTTGGGACAACAACTGTCTGGTCAGCAGCTATGGTCTTATGAAAATAACATCTACTGA